Proteins encoded together in one Oryzias latipes chromosome 11, ASM223467v1 window:
- the LOC111948170 gene encoding CD209 antigen-like protein A, producing the protein MDFYCLSGINKTLWDEIKQLKNQTEVYEGNRCPEGWKRFGSSCYYKSTEKKYWMDSRSFCQDEGSDLVVVNSKEEQEFVSALNQKAESWIGLINLWSLPKPEWKWVDGSPLTETFWDERISKDPDGYSDAVSLSADGKWTRQYVVNNKNWICEKNIKF; encoded by the exons ATGGACTTCTACTGTCTTTCAGGCATCAACAAAACTCTTTGGgatgaaataaaacagctgaaaaatcaGACTGAAG TCTATGAAGGTAATCGGTGTCCTGAAGGATGGAAGAGATTTGGAAGCAGCTGCTACTATAAATCTACTGAGAAGAAATATTGGATGGACAGCAGGAGTTTCTGTCAGGATGAAGGATCTGATCTGGTGGTGGTGAACAGCAAAGAGGAACAG GAGTTTGTTTCTGCATTGAATCAGAAAGCAGAATCCTGGATCGGTTTGATTAATTTATGGTCATTACCGAAACCTGAATggaaatgggtggatggatcacCACTGACAGAAAC GTTCTGGGATGAGAGGATTTCAAAAGATCCGGACGGCTACAGCGATGCAGTGTCCTTAAGTGCTGACGGGAAATGGACACGACAGTATGtagtaaacaacaaaaactggatctgtgagaaaaacataaaattctga